The Armatimonadota bacterium genomic sequence ATGGGTGGTAGAGCGGCTCCTGCCGGAGGTCGATGATGCGAACCCTCACGGTCGGCCTGATTGCGCTGCTCTTGGCCGCGCCGGCCCTGTCCCAGGAACGCGCAGCCCCTACGCCTCCGCCCGAAGACGTCCCGATCGTCTCCGGGCAGCGCATCGGTCCCATCACGGTCAGCATGACACCGCAGCAAATGGTCCGGATCCTGGGCCAACCGGAACGCATCGACCGCTACCCGGAGCGTAACATCCTGTCGTACGACTGGAAGCCGTCCGGGTATCTCGTATCGTTCCGTCTGGACAACCAGAGAGTACGCGTCGTGGCGGTCTACGGAGCGATCCAGGGTTTCAAGACCGATCGCAACATCCGGCTCCTCATGCCCATCTCCCGCGCCGAGGCGGCCTATGGAAAGGGCCATGGGTACGTTCGGACCGACTGCCCGCAGGACAGGATCACCCTGATCCGCTACCACCGCCTCGGGCTGCAGTTCGCCGCCGCCCACGACCCCGGCAAGCCCATCCACGGCATCATCTTCAACATCGGAGTCTTTGACCCCGCAGCCCTGCCGGAGCAGAGGGTTCGGTGCGCAACGGACTGATGGGACGGTCGGCGCTCGCGTTCGTAGCGGCCGCCCTGCTGGCCTCCGGCGCGGCTGCGGCGCCCAACGACTCCCAGTCCACCCCTCTGCCTACGCTGCGCATCGTCCCGGGCCAGGGCATCGGCCCGTACTCGTTGCGGGCCGGCCTGGACGGCCTGGTCCGCACCATCGGCACCGAGGGGATGCACAGGACGATCGTGGACATGGCGGAAGCCACGCGGGAGTGTGACAGGCGGACGACCGGCCGCCTGATCCGGTTGGAGTGGCGGCAGCTGGGGCTGTGGCTGACCGCCGACGAGGCCTCGCGCGCGGTGCGCGTCCTAAGCGCCTATGGCACCGAACAGCGCTTCGTCACCGACCGAGGCGTCCGCCTGGGATCGTCCGCCGACGCTGTTGCGCGGCTGTACGGAGGCGACTTCGACCGCATATCGTGCCGAGTACCACGCGCCGACGCAACCGCGGTGATTTTCCGCTACACCACGCTGGGGATCCAGTTCACGGCAGCCTACGGCTCTGCGCTCGGCGGCGGCCGCTTGTTCGAGATCGGTGTCTTCGCTCCGGGCACGTTCTGAACGGGGGGTTTTATCGGAAGGCGTCGGTCACCGCGCGGCCGTCCCAATCTCCTGGGACCGGTATCCCCAGCAACCACAGTGCGGTCGCCGCGGTGTCGTAGATGCGGACCGCCTGGGAGATCGTGCCGCCTGCGCGAACGTGACTCCCGAAGACCAGCCACGGGATCGTGACCTCCTCCGGTCGGGCGCCGCCGTGCCTGCGGCCCAAACCCCCGTGGTCTGACGTCACGATGACGGTCAGCGGGATCCCCGAGCGGCTCGCCCCCTCCAGAAAGCCCGCCAGCGCCTCCAGGGACCTGCGAACGCTCTCGCGGTAGTTGTGGCTTTCCCAGCTCCACCGGTGCCCGGCGTCGTCGGGGTCGGCGACGTGGACGAACAGCAAGGCCGGTCGGTGTCCCAGTCGTTCGGCCGCCTGGCGGAGCACACCATCAGCTCGGTACCGTGGATAGGGAAGGTAACGAAACAACCGAACGGATCCCGGGCGCGCGAAGATCTCCAGCTTCAACTTCGCAACGATCATCTCCGCGCCCATTCCCGCACGCGTGGCGATCTCCATGACGGTCGGCACGCCGACGTATGCGTCTCCCTTCCGCCAGTTGTTGTGCCGCACCCCATGCCCTGCCACGTCCCAGCCAGTCAGCATCGAGGCGTGTGCCGGCAGGGTGCTGCTGGGGACCACCGTTCGCGCACGGAACGTTACCGCCCCCGCCGAGCGCAAAGCAGGTGGCAGGAGCGCTTCGGCGGCGTCGCCCCGCAACCCGTCAATGCTGATCACGACCACCGCGCGCAGCCGTTGAGGCGACTGAGCACCCGCGGATGCCGCCAGCACGAGGATGAGCAGCAGCACGCGCAAACACGTATTCTCCATTGCGCTCTGCCCGGGTTTGTCGGTAAAATATTGAACGTCAGCGAGAAGCGGATCCCGAAGGGCAAGCGCGGGGAGACCCGCACCGGTCAGTCGGGGAGCGCACTCGCTGACTTTGCTTGTTGCCTGCCCCTAATTCCTCTTGCGGCGTCGGATCCAGGTCCTGATCGCGTCCCGTGTGACCTCCCAGGCATGCCATGCGGCGTTGCGGGCGACGCTGTAGGTCGTCTCCTCGAGGACCGGGGGAATCTTGCGGGTGCGCAGGGCACCGCGGATGTCCAGCGGGAGTGCGGGCAGCACGTCCCGTTCGAAATCCATCCCGTCCAGGAAGCGCACGATCTCGTCGGGCGGGACGCAACCGCTGATTTCGGCCGGCAGCTGCTCCAATCGGTGCAGCAACTCCAGGTGCCTGTGATGCAACCGCTGCTCCAGGCGTTCCAGCGCCGCCACCGGGTCCGATTCAGCCGGTGGCTCCGCGTACCCCTCCAGGAAGTACGCAGGAGGCCGGTTGAGCACCTCGCACAGCCGCAAGAAAGTCTCGAACTTCGGGAAGGCCTTGCCGCGTTCCCAGTCCCCGACAGCCACGGCACTGCGCAGCGCGAGCAGCCGGCTGAGGTCGCGCTGCGACAGGCCGGCAGCTACACGCGCCTCATGCACGCGTAGCCCGAAGGTTCTCCGCACGTCCGTCAGGAGTCGACCCATCGCCCTTCCCTCCACGTAGATCCATTCTATCTCGGTCCCGGAGCACCCGTAGGAAATACTTTGTGCCGCCGCTAGAAATGACTCAGGCGTTGTGCGACCATTTGTTCGATACTCGAGCGAGGATTTGAGACGGCCCGTGGGGAACGTATCCCAAAGCGAGCGCCGACGGCGTTGCGTGTTTGAGGGCAGTTGGGAGGCCAGGATGCCGCGAACCGAAGACGAAGATGCGTTGGAGCGTACGCTCCGACGGCGGCTGTATCGCAAGGACTGCCCGCCCCCCGAGGTGCTGGGCGAGATGCGCTTGGGGCTGCTCTCTCCGGCCAGGTCCGACGCGTTGGAGCACCACCTCCGCGACTGTCCGCACTGCCGGGCGGAGCTGCAATCCCTCGACCGGCTGCTGCAAACCGAAGACCGGGAGCGATCCGGCCTGCGCCGCCTGCTCGGCCGACTCATACCCCCGTCCATGGTGGCGGAGCGGCCGGCGTTCGCGTTGAGGGGCGGCGGTCGCCTGACCGACGCGACGTACGAGGCCGGTGACTTCACGGTCATGCTGGCCATCCACGAAGATCCACAGGACCCACACGCTAGATCCATCCTGGGCATGCTCACTTCCGGATACGAGACCTCACTGGACGGGACCGCCTTCCTTGCCGGCGAGGCCGGCCACCTCGAAGCAGAGATCGACGAAGACGGCCAGTTCGCCTTCTCGGGGGTCGTGCCGGGGCGCTACGTGCTGGACCTGGAGGTCGGCTCGGTGCGCGTGGAACTCGAGCCGCTGGAGATTCGCTAAAGCGCCGACGATGGCACGGGACTTGCTCATTTTCGGTGCGGGCGGCAGCCGCGCCAGCGTTCAGGTTGACAGGATCGGTTGCCGTGGGTAGCGTAAAGACAACCGAATAGCAGGACCGTTCGAAGGGGCAAACCCGCAGCAATGCGGGGACGCAAAGCCTACGGGACCGCCGATCTGGCGGTCGGCCGGGTTGCCGAAGCGGTCAGATAGGCCCACTTCGACGTCGTCGCGGTGGGCTTTTTCATTGTAGCTGACCGTGTCATCCGGACCGGGACATCCCCCCCTGCGTTCCGGTCCGGGGACGCCGCCGTGCGGGCCGCGTAGGCCCGCACGGCGTATATCGCACTGCCGACCGGTGCGGGGGTACCCGTCGGTTGGGGGGGAAAACCGAGTCGCATCCGGTTCGAAGGGGCAAACCTGCAGCGATGCGGGGACGCAAAGCCGACGGGACCGCCCCCGAGGCGGTCGGCCGGGCTGCCGAACCACGCAGGTGCGCGCTTCGGACCCTGACAGGGGCGGGCGCTTGTGGTCTTCCGGCGCGCAAGCCCCTCGACAAAGGCAAACCCGCAGCGATGCGGGGACGCAAAGCCTACGGGACCGCCACCGAGGCGGTCGGCCGGGCTGCCGAAGGGGGGCGCTCCTTGGGGTACAGCGCCGAAAGAAAGAGAATCGCCGCGGTCGGCACTCTACTCACTGTGTTGGCTTTGGCCGCCGGCCGCTCTACCCAAGCGTCGGACCCCCCCGTCCGCGCGATCCGCTTCGATCCCGGATACTACTACAACACCGGTCTTTCGGCCGACGTGCTCGCCGCACGACTCGTGAATCACTGGGCGGATCACGGAGTAAACCTCGTGTACTTCTATGCCTACAGTTTCGCCTATGGCGCCCGTTATCCCACGCGCTACTTGTACAACGCGCAGGAAGACTTCGGGCGCCTGAACCTCCTGCAGCGGATCGTCTCAGAAGCGCACCGCCGGGGCATCAGGGTGATCGCATGGGTGTACGTGCTGCGGCACAAGGGCGCCTGGGAGGCACGCCCGAGTTGGCGCAGCCTGACCGCCGACGGCACGCCGTACCGCGAAGGGTTCGACCAATACTTCCTGTCGCCGCACCATCCCGAGGCCGTGACCTGGTGGCTCGGTTTTTTGGAGGATTTGCTCCGGGCCGTGCCGGATCTCGATGGAGTCGACCTGGCGGAACCTGTCGTCAACTGGTGGGGAGACACTGCCGACCACTCCCTAGCAGCAACATACGCGTTTCACCGCGTCCATCCGCGCGTGCGTGTCGGCGGGCAGGAGTGGCTTCTGTTCCGCGCGGATGCGCTCCGTGTCGTCCTGGAGCGGAGCACTGAGCTCGCGCGTCGGTACGGCAAGGAGGTCCACGTAACCACCGTAATGACGCCGGAGCCGAACGGCACCCTCATCTCATCCGACGCCCAACGGGACGCAACCGGATTCGATCTCGACGGCCTCCTATCCGGCAGGTTTCGCCCCGATGTCGTCAACGTGGAGCTGATCTTTCAACAGTGGGCCAGTCTGTATCGAAACCCCGGCGTGTTCACGCCCGAGTGGACGGCGCGTGCCGCAAGAGCTGCCGATCGAAAGGTGCGCGGCCGTGCACGTCTTGTGATACACGTAGAACTGTCGTCGTTCGGGACGGCGTCTCCCACCGTGCCGGATCTGTCACGTGTCCTCACATCCCTCCAACGTGCGGGATACAGCTCCGTTGACGTGTACGCGGGCCATCTGATCGACGCCATCGGAGGGTGGGAAGCTCTGCGATCCGCCCTGCTTTCTCGGATCGCGGCTCACGGCCGGTGACACGCTTCCGCTGGCAACCAAGCGCACCGGGGATCAGTATCTCTTGGTCTTTTCCCACACCGGCTCGCCGCCCGGTCGCACTGTCCTCTGTCTCCTTCGCAGAGTCGGAACCATGCTGCGCAGCGCAACGTAGAGCCAAAGTTGTGTATAGGTAAAATACATCAGCGCCACGAGCAGCAGGTTCGGCAGGCGGTCTTCCCCCTCGATGACCAGCGTGATCGCAAACTCAAGTACGAACATGGTGTACGCGAGAGCCCACAGGAGTCCAAACGGTCCCCACATAGAAAACCCGAGCCACCCCACCGCACCCCCGACAAACAGCACGTCGCTGAGAAGCACCGCGACCAAAAACAAGTAATACGTGGCGACCGACTGCAGGATCTCCAGCTTGACGGGAGAGTCCCACGGCTTCAACAGTTTGAAGATGCTCTTCCGGATGACGTAGTTGTTCCCGCGCATCCACCGCATACGCTGCCGGATCCACACCCCGAGTTCCTCCGGCTCCTGTTCCCAGCTCACCGCCGTCGGCACGAATCCAATCCGCCAGCCCGCCTCATAGACACGAATCGTCAACTCCAAGTCCTCCGTGAGGGCACGCGGATCCCAGCCACCGACACGGTCAAGTAGATGCCTCCAAATCACGAAGTTGGTGCCCGGAAGAACCGTCAGGCCAGCGAGCCAGTACCTCCCGGCCTGATTGATCCACTGGTACGCGATGAACTCGATGTTGGCCGAGCGCGTCATGAACGTCCGGCTACGGTTGAGGGTTCTGACCTTGCCGACGGCCGCACCCAGCTTCGACGAGTCGAGCAGCGCCGAGACCAGGTAACGCAGGGCGTAGCGATCCGGTCGGTTGTCTGCATCGTACACAGCAATCACATCGCCTGTTGCCGCTGCAAGGCCATGATTCAGAGCCACAGACTTCCCCCGGCCGCCCGCCGTTGCCGGTATGGACACCACAGTGAGTCTGTCGTGCTCGCGCTTCATTCCCTCCAGAATTTCCCCGGTCGCGTCCGTAGATCCGTCGTCGATCACGATGATCTCGACGCGTTCCCGCGGATAGTCCATCTCCGAGATTGCAGCGACCGTATCGGCAATCACCCGCTCCTCGTTACGGGCCGGAATCAATATCGACACGGTGGGCAAGTCGCGATGCACACGGAGAAGCTTTGGAAAGTAGTCTCTTGCGTGTCGGCTGTAGTGGTAACCGGCTACTGTCAGCACCAGGTAGTAGACGAGCAGCGCCCAGATCACAGCGACGCAGCTGTAGTAGACAATCAGAATCGCCGTACCGGTCACCGAAGGTCCCTCCCACGGAGCCTGCGCAGCTTAATGCGCAAGTACAGCGTCAGCAGCAGCATCGTCCCAACGGCAGCCAACAACGACAACATCACCCCCAGAATCGCGCCGGCACGGCCCACGGCGTCCATTTCCCGCCACCGCCTCGCGTTCACCTCCAAGACGTACTCGGCGTGCAGGAAAAGGGCGCGAACGCTCATGGGGTGAAAGTGGAGGACCTCCAGAATTAGCAGGCTGTCGGGACGCGTCCTCAACGCAACCTCGTACCGTTGGGTCTCGCGGATGCGACGCACGGACCGGGTCCGAACGCTTCCGGCACGGTCCACTTCGAGCTCACGAAGATACTGCCCCGCCTCGAAATGCAGCCGGACAGTACCCTCGGTCGAAACGATCGCCAGAGTATCGTCGACGACGCGGGCCGGCGCCAACTGTCGAAGCGACGTGAAAGCAAAGCCTTCGCGTTTTGCCGCCGCCACGATTTCCCCCAGGACCGCATCGGACGCTGTTGAGGGCACGTCGATGACCGCCAGCGCATCGCGCACCATTCTCAAAGCGCGGAATGTGTCGTGGCCGGATTGGGGCCACTCCCTGGCCAGGACATTCGGAGACAACACGGTATGGCCATGCACATCCTGCCACACCAGATAAGGAAACCGTTGCTGGACCGGCCGTCCGTGAGCGAATGCATACTGGCGAGACTCGACCATCAGAGAGAACGTGTTCCCGAACATCGTATAGTCGAAGGGGGATGCCAAACCCCCCGGTGTCATCCATGCGATGGGGAACAGGCCTACCCGCCGCAGTGCCGTAAGCCCGGCACTCAGTCGGTCCCGGATCAACTCCACGGAGTCGTCCTCCCGCGCTTGGCCTCTCAGAGCGTCCCAGAACTCGAAGTCGGTGCCCGTCCGGCCCCGGAACTGGTGGCTGTAGCCAGCCAATACGATGTCCGCGCCGGAGCGGGCCAACGCACGCAGGCCATCCACCACAGCCGGGCGATCTTCGAGTCGCACTTGGATTTCGAGAACGGGATCTACGAACGTAGGCGTGACCGCGACGACCATGCGTACGCCGCTACGATCGGAGAACGCAGCCAGGCGCCACAGGTCTGTTGGCTCCACCTGCGGGTGCACGTTGCTGACAACCAGGACCGCACGGCGGTCGGCCGCATGCGGGGTCCGCAGCACATCGTGCAGGAGATCCGCCACGATCCACTGCAGGGGCGTCGTCTCGGGCTCGACATAGAGGTATCCGGCCACATACCAGAAATTGTTTTTCCGGACGACGACGGGCGCGTGTTGCTGGCCCACCGATCCTTCGGCGACGACTTCCACCGTCATCTCGCGTTGCCGCACTCCCAAAATCGGAATCCGCGGTCGCACTACCGCTTCCACCCCGCGATAACGCACCGCGTCCATTGCGCTCACCGATACGGGAATCGGCTGATCGATGCCCAGGTCAGAATCCGTCACACGGAGGAGCTGCCACAGATTCGCTCCGACCCAGAGGACTGACCCTGTGTAACGATCGAGGTCCGCCAGCAATCGCGGCGGCAGCGGCGCATCCCACTGGGTTCCTTGGTAGATGACGGCATCGAACTTGTGAACGTCTCCCGCTCGATAGTCCGACACCGTCTGCGTCTCGACCAGGACACGGAAGTGGCCGAGGAGGTTCACGAGCAACTTGGTGGCCAGCCGCGGGGCCGTTGATGCGTCACGATCCTCGTCCTCAAGCACAAGAACCGTCTGTGCCGGCCGGCGCCGATCCGGTACCTGGGGTGCCTCACCTCGAAAGGCTCGAAGCAGCCAGGGCCACGCATTCTTATCGTCGGCCAGTTTGCTTCCGTACACGTCGAACTCCCTCGCCCCCGCCAACCAGGCGGCCCGCATCGCCAAGTACGTCTCCTCGGGGGTAACGCGGCGCTGGCCGAAGTCGGTGAGTTCAACGTGCACAATCGTCCTGACACGGCCACCGATCCTGCGTAGGATTTCCGACGTCGCGTATCCTGTCCACCCAGGCGTGAAGGTCACGTAGTCATACACATTCCCCCACTGCTGCCAGATGATCTCGACCTTGATGGCATCCGGATTATTGGGGGGCGCCAGGATTGCTTCCAAGTCGAATCCCGTCTGAGCTGCCTGCTCCTCGCTGGTCAACAAACGTCCATCCCCCCATGCAGATACCACGCTCGTCACGTGAATCTCTCGCCCGTGCTCCCGCACGAGCCGTACGGTGGTTCTCACGAACTCCGTCAACTGCTCCGCCCGCCAGCGGATCCAAATACGTCCTCCAAGCGCGGCACCTGGGTGCGCTGCTCTGAACGCGCGTACCGCCTCCGGGTGATAATCGGCCTCTGTGCCCCACCAGTTGATCACCGGCTCTCGCAGCTCGATTCCGTCGAGATCGGGATAGTTCACCAACACCTCTCGCAGCAGGCCCAACCACCAGCTGACCACCTCAGGGTGGGACACCGACAAAAAGTACTGGACATCGACACCACGTGGGTTGAAGTCCCTCCCGTCCCTTCTCTTGGCCCTCCAGTCGGGCCGTGCCAGCCAGGCGCCGCGGTGCGTGTGGCTGTAAAAGGCCGCGAAGACACGGATTCTGCGAGCGTGCGCTTCCTGGATCAACAAGCGGAGGAAGTCAGCCCGTCCAAGCGTGTCCATCGTGTTGTGGATGTAGGTGGTTCGGTAGTAGGCGCCGTACGCGACGTTGTAGGCGTTCACGTAGACCACATTGACTCCGTGGGCAGCCCACAAGGCAGCGAGCCGTGCCGCTAGGTGTTCTGGCGATACCCGTAGGGGGTAGTAGTCGGCGGGGTCGACGACGATCGCACGAATAGGATCGGACGCTAAAGCTGTCGTTCCAAACGCCGGCAACGACGCCGTCATGACGACGAGCAGCACGGCGAAGGAAACGTACCTATTCGAGGGCACGGGCATCCGTGCTGGTAAGCATCAGGCCGCGGCCAGACAGTTCGGCGCGTCGGAGCGTCGCCTTCACCGCCTCCAGCAAAGCCTCAGCCGACTCGCCGTCCTGAGGGTACGAGACGACGGCACCTGAAAGGGTGAAGCGGACCTCCTGTCCATTGGGAGCCAAAATCGGTGGGCGGCTCGACGACGACAACAGCCTTCGCAAGGCGACAGCCGCACGCGCTGCGTCCGTCTCCGGCAAGAGAAGGAGGAAGCGCCCCGGTTCGTCCTCCGCCAGGTGGTCGAAGCGACGCACCTGGCTGAGCATCTGACGTGCGATCTGCGTAACTGCTTCGGCGGCAGCTTTGGGACCGTGGGCCGCCTCGATCTCTCGAAGATTGTCGATCTGCATTGCGACGAGTGTCAAAGGACGACCGTACCGCTGCGCGCGTGCAACCTCCTCGACGAGACTGAGTCTCATTCGGCTGCTCGTGTACAGCCCCGTTGTCGGATCGATGGCGGACAGGGCGGCCAGACTCTGGGAGGCGTGTTCCAGTCGCTCTTGAATCTGGGCGCGGGTGCGGGCCGTCGCCTGTGAGATCCACGTGGCAGCCGCGAGCATAGCGAGCCACAAGGCGCCCAAGCCCCGCCACGCCTCCTGGGCAACCCGCCAGGGCACGACCAGGCTTGTGCCAACGACCAGAACAACCGCGAGGGCAACCAGAAGTGCCACCGGGCGGTCGAAGTGCAGCCCAGCGCCGAGAACAACGGCAATACCCAGCGGCCCGGCCACGTGCCACGGCTGGGCGGTGTGTGTTGCCAAAAGCGCCGTCAATACAACTATCACGATGTGCCCCCACAGAACTGCGGTCAGAGATGGTACGCGGTCGAC encodes the following:
- a CDS encoding alkaline phosphatase family protein — encoded protein: MLLLILVLAASAGAQSPQRLRAVVVISIDGLRGDAAEALLPPALRSAGAVTFRARTVVPSSTLPAHASMLTGWDVAGHGVRHNNWRKGDAYVGVPTVMEIATRAGMGAEMIVAKLKLEIFARPGSVRLFRYLPYPRYRADGVLRQAAERLGHRPALLFVHVADPDDAGHRWSWESHNYRESVRRSLEALAGFLEGASRSGIPLTVIVTSDHGGLGRRHGGARPEEVTIPWLVFGSHVRAGGTISQAVRIYDTAATALWLLGIPVPGDWDGRAVTDAFR
- a CDS encoding helix-turn-helix transcriptional regulator, whose amino-acid sequence is MGRLLTDVRRTFGLRVHEARVAAGLSQRDLSRLLALRSAVAVGDWERGKAFPKFETFLRLCEVLNRPPAYFLEGYAEPPAESDPVAALERLEQRLHHRHLELLHRLEQLPAEISGCVPPDEIVRFLDGMDFERDVLPALPLDIRGALRTRKIPPVLEETTYSVARNAAWHAWEVTRDAIRTWIRRRKRN
- a CDS encoding glycosyltransferase is translated as MTGTAILIVYYSCVAVIWALLVYYLVLTVAGYHYSRHARDYFPKLLRVHRDLPTVSILIPARNEERVIADTVAAISEMDYPRERVEIIVIDDGSTDATGEILEGMKREHDRLTVVSIPATAGGRGKSVALNHGLAAATGDVIAVYDADNRPDRYALRYLVSALLDSSKLGAAVGKVRTLNRSRTFMTRSANIEFIAYQWINQAGRYWLAGLTVLPGTNFVIWRHLLDRVGGWDPRALTEDLELTIRVYEAGWRIGFVPTAVSWEQEPEELGVWIRQRMRWMRGNNYVIRKSIFKLLKPWDSPVKLEILQSVATYYLFLVAVLLSDVLFVGGAVGWLGFSMWGPFGLLWALAYTMFVLEFAITLVIEGEDRLPNLLLVALMYFTYTQLWLYVALRSMVPTLRRRQRTVRPGGEPVWEKTKRY
- a CDS encoding DUF2334 domain-containing protein, with the translated sequence MPSNRYVSFAVLLVVMTASLPAFGTTALASDPIRAIVVDPADYYPLRVSPEHLAARLAALWAAHGVNVVYVNAYNVAYGAYYRTTYIHNTMDTLGRADFLRLLIQEAHARRIRVFAAFYSHTHRGAWLARPDWRAKRRDGRDFNPRGVDVQYFLSVSHPEVVSWWLGLLREVLVNYPDLDGIELREPVINWWGTEADYHPEAVRAFRAAHPGAALGGRIWIRWRAEQLTEFVRTTVRLVREHGREIHVTSVVSAWGDGRLLTSEEQAAQTGFDLEAILAPPNNPDAIKVEIIWQQWGNVYDYVTFTPGWTGYATSEILRRIGGRVRTIVHVELTDFGQRRVTPEETYLAMRAAWLAGAREFDVYGSKLADDKNAWPWLLRAFRGEAPQVPDRRRPAQTVLVLEDEDRDASTAPRLATKLLVNLLGHFRVLVETQTVSDYRAGDVHKFDAVIYQGTQWDAPLPPRLLADLDRYTGSVLWVGANLWQLLRVTDSDLGIDQPIPVSVSAMDAVRYRGVEAVVRPRIPILGVRQREMTVEVVAEGSVGQQHAPVVVRKNNFWYVAGYLYVEPETTPLQWIVADLLHDVLRTPHAADRRAVLVVSNVHPQVEPTDLWRLAAFSDRSGVRMVVAVTPTFVDPVLEIQVRLEDRPAVVDGLRALARSGADIVLAGYSHQFRGRTGTDFEFWDALRGQAREDDSVELIRDRLSAGLTALRRVGLFPIAWMTPGGLASPFDYTMFGNTFSLMVESRQYAFAHGRPVQQRFPYLVWQDVHGHTVLSPNVLAREWPQSGHDTFRALRMVRDALAVIDVPSTASDAVLGEIVAAAKREGFAFTSLRQLAPARVVDDTLAIVSTEGTVRLHFEAGQYLRELEVDRAGSVRTRSVRRIRETQRYEVALRTRPDSLLILEVLHFHPMSVRALFLHAEYVLEVNARRWREMDAVGRAGAILGVMLSLLAAVGTMLLLTLYLRIKLRRLRGRDLR
- a CDS encoding diguanylate cyclase is translated as MKSSGVDRVPSLTAVLWGHIVIVVLTALLATHTAQPWHVAGPLGIAVVLGAGLHFDRPVALLVALAVVLVVGTSLVVPWRVAQEAWRGLGALWLAMLAAATWISQATARTRAQIQERLEHASQSLAALSAIDPTTGLYTSSRMRLSLVEEVARAQRYGRPLTLVAMQIDNLREIEAAHGPKAAAEAVTQIARQMLSQVRRFDHLAEDEPGRFLLLLPETDAARAAVALRRLLSSSSRPPILAPNGQEVRFTLSGAVVSYPQDGESAEALLEAVKATLRRAELSGRGLMLTSTDARALE